A region of the Romboutsia hominis genome:
AGAGATGACGTTAAAAAAGTTGTAGTTACAAAGGAATGTGTAACTAAAGGAGAACAACCAGTATTTATATTAAAAGATCAAGAAGAAAGTGCATAATAAAAAAGAGGAGCCTTAAAAGCTCCTTTTTAAATGTAAGGATTTTATAACTATAATTAATGGGTATTAATAGATTAATAAACTTTAAAAAGTATAAAATATCATTAATTAGATAAAAGAGGATCATTACATATAATAGTCAAAACTTGTTTATTATTAAAATATCATATAAACTATTCATATAAAACCTATTTAAAGTTTATCATAAAAATTATATAAGAGTATATTTATAAATATATATTATCTTAAAATAGAAAATATAAAGTTTATTCATTAGTATATTACATTCAATATTACAACATAATAAAATAAGAGAAAAATGATAAAAGATTTTATCAAATCAATAAATTTGTTTATACATTCTTTAAGAAAAGTGAATTTTTCTATAAATGTTGAAAATTAGGGATTGTAAATATATAATATATAAAGCAATAAAATCTAGCACTTTAAGGAGTGATATTAGTGGAACAGAATTATACGAAGATAGAACATGAATTACCGCTAATTCCACTGAGGGGATTAGCGATATTCCCATATATGATACTAAACTTTGACATAGGAAGAGAAATATCTTTAAAAGCTTTAGACCAAGCTATGTTAGCTGATGAGTTAGTATTCTTAACTTCTCAGAAAGCAGCAGAAGTTGATGAGCCAACAGAAGATGATTTTTATCATGTAGGAACTATATGTAAAGTTAAACAAATGATAAAACTTCCTGGGGATACAGTACGTGTATTAGTAGAAGGAATTTCAAGAGGTAAAATAAAAGAAGTAAGCAATGAAGAAGGGTATTTTAAAGCAACAATAGAGGAAATAGCATACGATGATGAAAATGCAGAAGAAGATATTGAGGTAGAAGCACTTGTAAGAAATGTGTTTGATGCATTTGAAGAGTACATAAACATAGGAAATAGAGTATCACCAGAAATATTAATATCTCTAGGTGAAATAGAAAATGTAGATCGTTTTATAGACACTATAGCTGCTAATATCTATCTAAAACCAGAACAAAAGCAAGAAGTTTTAGAAGAATTTGATATTAAGAAAAGATTAGAATTAATATACAAAACTCTTTTAGAAGAGATAGATATACTTAAAATAGAAAAGAAAATAACTCTAAGAGTTAAAAAGCAAATGAATAAGGTTCAAAAGGAATATTACCTAAGAGAACAATTAAAAGCTATACAAAAAGAATTAGGAGAAGAAGAAGACATAAATTCTGAAGCTGACGAGTATAGAGCAAAGCTTAAGAAAATAAAAGCTCCTAAAGAAACAAAAGAAAAGATATCTAAAGAAATAGATAAGTTTTCTAGAATATCACCAATGTCTCCAGATGTATCAGTTTTAAGAGGGTATTTAGATAATATATTCTCATTACCTTGGAACAATGAAACTAGAGACAAGCTTGATATAGAAAAAGCTAAAGAAATATTAGATAATGAACATTATGGATTAGAAAAAGTAAAAGAAAGAATACTTGAGTATTTAGCTATAAGAACATTATCAAAATCACTAAAAGGACCTATCATATGTTTAGTAGGACCTCCAGGTGTTGGTAAAACATCTATAGCAAAATCGATAGCGAACTCATTAGGAAGAAAATTCGTTAGAATATCTTTAGGTGGAGTTAGAGATGAAGCTGAAATAAGAGGTCATAGAAGAACTTATGTAGGAGCTATACCAGGAAGAATAATAAATGGAATAAAAGAAGCCAAAACTAAAAATCCAGTATTCTTACTAGACGAGATAGATAAAATGTCAGCAGATTATAAGGGAGATCCATCTGCTGCAATGTTAGAAGTTTTAGATCCAGAGCAAAACAAAGATTTTGTGGATCACTACATGGAAGTTCCTTTTGATTTATCAAAAATATTATTTGTTACAACTGCAAATAGCTTAGGAACTATTCCAAGACCTTTATTAGATAGAATGGAAATAATAGAGGTATCTGGATATATAGAAGAGGAAAAGCTTAATATAGCTAATAAATATTTATTACCTAAACAAATAAAAGAACATGGTTTAGCACCTGGTTTTGTTAAAATAAATGAAGAAACTATGAGAGAGATAATAGGATCTTATACTAGAGAAGCAGGGGTAAGAAACCTTGAAAGAACTATAGGTAAAATATGCAGAAAAGCAGCTAAAAAGTATGTAGAAGATAAATCTTTAGAAGAAATAGTTATAAATAAATCTGACCTAGATGATTACTTAGGTAAGAATAAATATAGACATCAATTAGCAGGAACTAAACCAGAAGTAGGTGTTGTAACAGGTCTTGCATGGACGTCTGTTGGAGGAGAAACTCTAACTGTAGAAGTAAATGTTGTAAAAGGTAAAGGCCAAATAGTATTAACTGGTAAACTAGGTGATGTAATGAAAGAATCAGCTAGAACAGGTATATCTTATATAAGATCAATTGCTGACAAATTTGATATAGATCCTGATTTTTACCAAAATAAAGATATACACATACATTTACCAGAAGGTGCAGTACCTAAAGATGGTCCATCAGCAGGTATAACAATGGCTTTAGCTGTTTTATCAGCATTAACAAATATACCAGTAAGAAATGATGTTGCTATGACAGGAGAAATAACTCTTAGAGGAAGAGTTTTAGCTGTAGGTGGAGTTAGAGAAAAACTATTGGCTGCACATAGATCTGGAATAACAAAGGTATTACTTCCAAAAGAGTGTGAAGCTGATTTAGATGAAATACCTGAAAATGTAAAAGAAAAAATGGAATTTGTACTTGTAGACCATATGGACCAAGTATTAGAGCAGGCATTAGTAAGGAATGGTGAAAAGTAATGAAAATTAGAAGTGCAGAAATAACAATGAGTGCAGTAAACAGAGCTCAATACCCAGACGAAGGTATACCAGAAATAGCTTTAGTTGGTAGATCTAACGTTGGAAAATCATCAACAGTAAATACATTATTAAATAGAAGAAATTTTGCTAGAACAAGTCAGACGCCTGGTAAAACTAGAACAATAAACTTCTATCTTATAAACCAAGAATTTTTCTTTGTTGACCTTCCAGGTTACGGATATGCAAAGGTTGCAAAATCTGAAAAAGAAAAATGGGGAACTATAATGGAAAGATATCTAGCTGATAGAGAAGAATTATGTGCAATATTCTTATTAGTAGATATAAGACATGAACCTACAAGTGATGACGTTATGATGTATGAATGGATAAAGCACTTTGGATATAAATGCGTAGTAATAGCTACTAAAGCAGATAAAATAGCTAAAGGTAAATACCAAAAGCATTTTAGTATGATAAGAAAGAAATTACAATTAGATAAAGATGAAAAGATACTTCCTATATCTTCTCTTAAGAAAACTGGAGTAGAAGAAATATGGAAAGAAATAATAAGCCAATACAATGAAGCTGGTTATGAAATAACTGTTGACTAGTATGAAATAGACTATCTCAAAACTGAGATAGTCTATTTTTTTATATTATTTATAGAAAAATAATTTATAAATTTATATTAATTAAAGTAAATATTTTAAAATTAAAAAAATTTAAAAAATTAAAACTAAAATGTCAATTTATATTGATATTTATTAAATTAAATAGTAAAATATGTAAAATAACACGAAATAGAGCAACTTGGGGGTGAAACAATGAGTAACAATAATCAAAAAGGATTAAGAAAGACATTAGGCTTAAGTGCAGCACTTTCTACGGTAGTAGGAATGCTAATAGGTTCGGGAGTATTCTTTAAACCACAAGCCATATATGAATCTACAAATGGAGGAGCAGGTCTAGGACTTTTAGCATGGTTAATAGGGGGACTTATAACTATAGCTGCTGGGCTTACAGCAGCTGAAATATCTTCTAGTATAGTAAAACCAGGTGGATTAATAGTTTATTTAGAAGAAATTTACGGTGAAAAAGTAGGATTTTTAACAGGATGGATGCAATCTATACTATTTATACCTGCAATAACAGCAGCGCTAGGAATTATATTTGCACAAGAAGCAGTGAGCTTATTGAGTTTACAAAGTGACATATATGTAATTTTAATTGCAATAGGAGTAATAGTGCTTATAGCTTTATTAAATTCTCTAGGTGCCAAATTTGGAGGAGGAATACAAACTGTATCTACAATATGTAAGTTAATACCTTTAGCACTTATAGTTATATTTGGATTTATAAAAGGAGAACCATCAACAGATATAATGACACCTCTGGTAGGTGAAAATACGAATATGGTTAGCGCCATATCTCAAGTACTTATAGCAACTTTATTTGCATACGATGGATGGATATATGTGGGAGCATTAGCAGGTGAGATGAAAGATCCAGCTAAGCATTTACCTAAAGCTATAGTAGGCGGAATTTCTTTAGTAATGGGAGTATACATAATTATAAATGTAGCATACTTATGTGTTGTTCCAGCATCAGAGATGGCAGCAGTAAGTGCACCAGCTACACTTGTAGCAAGTAAATTATTTGGAGAATCAGGAGCTAAGGTGATAAGTGTAGGTATATTAATATCGGTATTTGGAACATTAAATGGTTTCTTGATGACCGGAGGAAGAATACCTTATATAATGGGATGTGACGGGAGAATACCTTTTTCAAAAACTTTTGCTAAGTTAAATAATAATGGTGTTCCATTAAATGGAATGTGGTTAATAGCTGGGTTAGCAATAATATATTCTTTATCAGGTCAGTTCAATTTCCTATCTGATTTAGCAATATTTACAATATGGATATTCTACACAATGTTATTTGTAGGAGTTATAAAACTTAGAAAAGATAAGCCAAATATGAAGAGATCATATAAAGTACCGTTATATCCAGTAATACCTATAATAGCAATAATAGGAGGAGTATTTATTGTTGTTAGTACATTTATCACTCAAACACAAAATGCTATATTAGGACTTATAATAACATTAGCTGGCTTGCCAATTTATAATATAATTAAAAATAAGAAGATAAAACAAGAAATACAAAATAATGTAGCGTAGTATAAGGAGCCGTCTCAAAATTGAGACGGTTCTATTTTTATTTAAGATTATTTAGTTAGATATAGCTATATTACAAAATTATTAAATAGATATTATAAGTAAATAAGAATATAACTATAAAAAGCATTCATTGAATTTTAATATTAAAAAATGTATTAAAATAATTAGTTATAGACAAAATAATTTTTAAGATAGTAACAAAATAAAATGCAAATTAATATTTTATAAAGTAGAAGAAAAATATGAGGGGGCTAAATCATGGCAGGTAGAGTTAGGAAGTTATTCCCAGGTGGAAATACGGCAAATGGATCATTTAATTTTTTTGATAATATAATACCTCAAAATGTTAATAGAATCTTTTGCTTAAAAGGTGGACCAGGAGTTGGAAAATCATCATTTATGAAAAAAATAGCAAAAGAATTTATTGAAAAAGGGTATGATGTAGAGCTACACTACTGTCCATCAGATCCAAGCTCTTTAGATGGGGTTGTGATACTTAAATTAGGAGTAGTTCTGCTAGATGCAACTGCACCGCATATTGTAGACCCAAAAGACCCTGGTGCTATAGATGAAATATTAAATTTTGGTGAATATTGGGATGTAGAAAAATTAGAAAAAAATAAAGATACTATTGTAGAATGTGGAAAAGATATAAGTAACTCATTTAAAAGAGCATATAAGTATTTAAAAGCTGCTGAGCCAATTTATTATGATATAGAAGAAAAGTATAGAGATTGCATGGACTTTGGTCAAGTAAATCTAAAAATAGAGCATTTTATACACGATATATTTAAAGATTCTAGTAGTACTGGTATTTATAAATCACCAAGACATTTATTTGGAACAGCTATAACACCAGTCGGACATTTAGATTATGCAGATAGTATATTAAGTCAAGTTAATAAGGTATATCACTTGAAAGGTAATATAGGAACAGGTAAAACTACGTTTTTACGAAATATATGTGATAAAGCCATTCAAAAGGGAATGAATGTGGAAATTTTTCATTATCCACTTATTAAGGATAAGATTGAAACTGTAATAATAAAAGATTTAGATATAGGTATAACCGTAAGTAGTTTATTTGAAGGTAAGAATACTATAAATTTAAATGCTTACCTAGATGAAGAAAAATTAGAAAAATATATAGAAGAAATTAAGTTTGATAAAAAAGTATTTGATGAGCTATTAAATTATGCTATATCAAACTTAAAAAAGGCTAAGGCAAAGCATGATATTATAGAAGCATACTATGTGCCTAATATGAACTTTGATAAAATGGAAGAGTTAAAAGAAGAGATAATAAATAGAATTTTGAAGTATGAAGAATAATAAAAAAAGAGAAAGGCACAACGTGTCTTTCTCTTTTTTTATTAGAATTAAACTACATATTATTTAATATACTTAGAACTCTAAAGAGTTATTAAAAATATGGATGATATTATTAGAAATTAAATAACATAAAAATTAATTTATAGGGAGTATAGTTGTATGAAAGACAAATATATGTTGATAATATTAACTAGTATATATTAATAAGTAGCATGATGGCGATACTAATTAGAGAGTATCAAATTGGAAAAATTAATTATCAAGGTAAATTTGAGTATATAGGAGGTAAATAAAATAAACCTAAATAAAATTGAGAGTATATCTTTAAAAAATAAAATAATTAGAAACAAATACAAAGTGTTTAATATGAAACATAAACACATACAAAATGATGTAAAAGAAGAAGTTCTAAAAAGACCAGAAGAAGAATTGTACATAGGAAATAATATAAATTTAAATGAAACTTATGCAAGAGACATTTTTAAAAGTATATTAGACAAAGCTATAATAAAAAATGCTAGTGATATACACATAGAACCATTTAAAGAGCATATAATAGTTAGGTTAAGGATAGATGGATTCTTAGTAGAAGATATAAAAATAGAATATGAAGTATATCAACAACTATTAGTAGTAATAAAATTAGATACATTTATGAATATAACTGAAAAAAGATTACCTCAAGATGGTAGACTTGCCATTGAGGTAAAAGGTCAAGTGATTGATATTAGAGCATCAACTCTACCAACTGTTTATGGTGAAAAAATTGTTTTAAGAATATTAAATAGAAAGTCATTTCTAAAAAGAAAAGAAGAACTTGGATTTTCTAATAAAGCTATAGATAAGATAGAAAGTATTATAAATAAAAAGTCAGGGATATTATTAGTAACAGGATCAACAGGAAGTGGAAAAACCACAACAGTATACTCTATAATAAATGATTTAAAATGCACAAGTAAAAACATAGTGACTATAGAGGATCCTGTAGAGTACAAAATAGAAGGAGTAAACCAGATACAAGTAAATAATAAAGTAGGCTTGAGTTTTGAAAATGGATTAAGGTCTATATTAAGACAAGACCCAGATATAATTATAGTTGGAGAAATAAGAGATATAGAAACAGCAAAAATAGCAATAAAAGCAGCTACTACAGGCCATTTAGTGATAAGTACTATACATACTAAAGATGCAGTATCTGCCATATCTAGATTATTAGATATGGAAATACCACAATATTTGATAAGTGCATCTCTAATAGGAATTATATCTCAAAAGCTCATAAGAAAAGTATGTACCACTTGTATTATGCAGAAGGAAGTAAATGAATTAAACCAAACTAATGAGAAACATACAAATAGGGAGTGCGAAGAATGTAATGGATTGGGCTATAAAGGAAGAACTGCTATTTATGAAATACTAGAAATAGATAATGATATAAGAAAAGATATACAAAATATGCAAGATTATAACACCATAAAAGATACTGCAATAAAAAATGGCATGATAACATTTGAAGAAAGTGCAAAAGATTTAATCGATAATAATATAACTACTGAAGAAGAATACATAAGTTTAGAAATAGGTATTTAAAATTATAATTTATACAATAAACGAGGATAAAATGGATTCTAATATATATGAGGATTTTACTGAAAGTAAAGTAGTAAATAATAAAAATAAAAAGTTAAAAGAGAAATCATACAAATTAAAAGATAGAGAATTAAAAGATTTATGCAATGAAATGGGTATATTATTAGATTCAGGATGTCATATAATAAATGCATTTGAATTAATAAGAAATCAATCAAGCCCAAAGATAAGAAGAGTCATAAATAAAATAATACAAGATATACAAAAAGGTAATTCTATAAGTCAATCATTTCAAAATACAAATTCATTTTCAATGTTTTTTATAAGTACTATAAGAGCAGGTGAAGTTACTGGAAAGTTAGAATATGCTATGAATAATCTAGCTAAGTATTATGACAATCAATATAAGTCCAAGTCTAGGATAAAAAATATGTTGATATACCCAGCATTTGTTTGTATATCATTTTTAATCTCTGTAATAGTTGCAATAACTATGATAATACCAAATTTTGAATCTATTTTCATAGTAAATGATATAGATATTCCAGTATTAACAAAGGTACTTATAAATTTAGGAAAATTCTTCAGAAATAACTTTAGTACAATAATATTTGGTTTATTATCAATAGTATCTGGGATATTTTATTTATATAAATATACTTACACATTTAAAGCTATACTATATATAGTAGCATTAAGATTGCCAATAATAAGAGGTATAATAGAATTATTAGTGGCTAGTAGATTTTGTTCAACACTAAGGCTATTAATAGAAAGTGGTATACAGATAACTGAGGCAGTAGAAATATCTGCAAGAGTTATTGATAATAAATATATTTATAAAAAAATTTTAATTTCAATAGATCATATCAACAAAGGGAATAGTATTTCATATTCAATAAGCTTATCAAATATATTTCCAAAATCGCTCATAAGTATAATAAAAATAGGAGAAGAAAGTGGGCGATTAGATAGATGTTTAAAATCTAGCGAAGATCTATATACAAGCAAACTAAGTACAAAAATAGAGAAAGTAATCAAATCTATAGAACCTACAATAATAGTCATAATAGGTATTTTTGTGGGGGTATTTGCTATAGCAATGATAACTCCTATGTTTGATTTATCAAGTTCATTTTAAGAGGTGAAATTATGATTAATAAAAAAAGCAAAAAGAAGCAAGGATTCACACTAGTAGAAATGGTTATAGTTATAACTATTTTAGGAATATTATCTGGGATAGGATTTCTGAAGTTTGGAGAAGTTCAGCAGACGGCAAAAATTAATGCCGATAAGGTAGCAGCATCAGGTTTAGTTACGGCTACAAATTTAGCCATACAAAGTGGAGAAATTGAAATAAATAAAATAAATAATGAGACCGACATTATCCAAGAGTTAGTAACAAAAGGATTTATTACAGTAGCTCCAAGACCACAGAGCAAAGATAAAGAATCTAGTTTTAAGGTTGAAATATCTGAGAAGGGAGACGTATCAGTTTTAATTGATAAAGAACCTTTTTATCCAGAAAAAGAATCTTAAAAAATAGAATACAAAATAAAAAATAAGAACTATCTATAAATTTAGATAGTTTTTTTGTATATTAGGATAGATTTTGAAAAGAAAAACATATTTTAAGAAAGGATAGTGTATATATACAAAGTCTTATAAGATATTTAATAGTATTAAGTATAAAAATGACAAAATAAATATGAAGGAATATTTAAAAAATCTGTAGAAACACTATATATATCCAAAGGTCAATTTTATATACCAAAACTTAACAGTATACATAAATTTAATAAAATAATATGATATTTATAGAATCATTTAATAAAAAATGGTATAATAATAAATTGTACTTTAATCTAATATAAAAATGAAGGAGTGACAGTCACATTGTTAGGGAGAAATGAGTTATGCCCTTGTGGAAGTGGCAAAAAATATAAAAAATGCTGTTTAAATAAAGATGTTGTTATGGAGAGAGCTGAGAGAAAAGTTAGTTCTACACAAAAACAATATTCACAATTATATACAAGAATACAGGAATTTGCTAAACAAGATAAATTTAAAGAAGAATGTGAAAAAGCTAAGGAAATGTTCTATATAGTTGAGGATGAAGCAACTAATGAAAAATTCGAAAGATTCTTCAACACTTATTTTATCCAAGACCACATAATGGAAAATAAGAAAGTAATGACAGTTGAATTTTATGAAGAAAATAGAGATAACTTAACAACTCAAGATGTTGAAGTGTTAAGAAGCTTATTTGAATCTTACGTAAGCGTATATGAAGTTACAGAAATATTAGAAGGTAAAATAGTATTAAAAGACTGTTTAACTGAGAGAGAAATTTCAACAGAAGACATCAACTTATTAAAAGACTTTAAAGTTGGAAGTTGCATGATAGCTAGAATAGTTGAAATAGAAGGAACTAGTATACTAATAGATGTAACTATAAGCATATCTAATGCAGTTAAGGATGTAATATGCAATGATGTTAGATATCTATTCAATCAATATGAAGATCTATATAAAGATATGAAGACATTCTTAATACATCATACACACATATTATATAAGTATATGCAACAATTACTTGATCCAAGTATAGCAGAATATTTAAAAGAACAAAAAGAATCAAAAATGAAAAAAGTACAAGAAGAAGTAGCTTTAACTTCTGAAGATGGACAAGAAGATGATTGTAAAGTATGTTCTGTTCTTAGACAAAATGTTGAAGCTGAGCATATAGATGCTTGTGTATCATTCTGG
Encoded here:
- a CDS encoding PRK06851 family protein; its protein translation is MAGRVRKLFPGGNTANGSFNFFDNIIPQNVNRIFCLKGGPGVGKSSFMKKIAKEFIEKGYDVELHYCPSDPSSLDGVVILKLGVVLLDATAPHIVDPKDPGAIDEILNFGEYWDVEKLEKNKDTIVECGKDISNSFKRAYKYLKAAEPIYYDIEEKYRDCMDFGQVNLKIEHFIHDIFKDSSSTGIYKSPRHLFGTAITPVGHLDYADSILSQVNKVYHLKGNIGTGKTTFLRNICDKAIQKGMNVEIFHYPLIKDKIETVIIKDLDIGITVSSLFEGKNTINLNAYLDEEKLEKYIEEIKFDKKVFDELLNYAISNLKKAKAKHDIIEAYYVPNMNFDKMEELKEEIINRILKYEE
- a CDS encoding YecA family protein, coding for MLGRNELCPCGSGKKYKKCCLNKDVVMERAERKVSSTQKQYSQLYTRIQEFAKQDKFKEECEKAKEMFYIVEDEATNEKFERFFNTYFIQDHIMENKKVMTVEFYEENRDNLTTQDVEVLRSLFESYVSVYEVTEILEGKIVLKDCLTEREISTEDINLLKDFKVGSCMIARIVEIEGTSILIDVTISISNAVKDVICNDVRYLFNQYEDLYKDMKTFLIHHTHILYKYMQQLLDPSIAEYLKEQKESKMKKVQEEVALTSEDGQEDDCKVCSVLRQNVEAEHIDACVSFWKEYTKTNSDVKGSENGWAAAVEYHIKKNAGESITQAQISKKYEISPSTLGKRYKDLKVS
- the yihA gene encoding ribosome biogenesis GTP-binding protein YihA/YsxC, producing the protein MKIRSAEITMSAVNRAQYPDEGIPEIALVGRSNVGKSSTVNTLLNRRNFARTSQTPGKTRTINFYLINQEFFFVDLPGYGYAKVAKSEKEKWGTIMERYLADREELCAIFLLVDIRHEPTSDDVMMYEWIKHFGYKCVVIATKADKIAKGKYQKHFSMIRKKLQLDKDEKILPISSLKKTGVEEIWKEIISQYNEAGYEITVD
- a CDS encoding APC family permease; translated protein: MSNNNQKGLRKTLGLSAALSTVVGMLIGSGVFFKPQAIYESTNGGAGLGLLAWLIGGLITIAAGLTAAEISSSIVKPGGLIVYLEEIYGEKVGFLTGWMQSILFIPAITAALGIIFAQEAVSLLSLQSDIYVILIAIGVIVLIALLNSLGAKFGGGIQTVSTICKLIPLALIVIFGFIKGEPSTDIMTPLVGENTNMVSAISQVLIATLFAYDGWIYVGALAGEMKDPAKHLPKAIVGGISLVMGVYIIINVAYLCVVPASEMAAVSAPATLVASKLFGESGAKVISVGILISVFGTLNGFLMTGGRIPYIMGCDGRIPFSKTFAKLNNNGVPLNGMWLIAGLAIIYSLSGQFNFLSDLAIFTIWIFYTMLFVGVIKLRKDKPNMKRSYKVPLYPVIPIIAIIGGVFIVVSTFITQTQNAILGLIITLAGLPIYNIIKNKKIKQEIQNNVA
- a CDS encoding type II secretion system F family protein — its product is MDSNIYEDFTESKVVNNKNKKLKEKSYKLKDRELKDLCNEMGILLDSGCHIINAFELIRNQSSPKIRRVINKIIQDIQKGNSISQSFQNTNSFSMFFISTIRAGEVTGKLEYAMNNLAKYYDNQYKSKSRIKNMLIYPAFVCISFLISVIVAITMIIPNFESIFIVNDIDIPVLTKVLINLGKFFRNNFSTIIFGLLSIVSGIFYLYKYTYTFKAILYIVALRLPIIRGIIELLVASRFCSTLRLLIESGIQITEAVEISARVIDNKYIYKKILISIDHINKGNSISYSISLSNIFPKSLISIIKIGEESGRLDRCLKSSEDLYTSKLSTKIEKVIKSIEPTIIVIIGIFVGVFAIAMITPMFDLSSSF
- the lon gene encoding endopeptidase La yields the protein MEQNYTKIEHELPLIPLRGLAIFPYMILNFDIGREISLKALDQAMLADELVFLTSQKAAEVDEPTEDDFYHVGTICKVKQMIKLPGDTVRVLVEGISRGKIKEVSNEEGYFKATIEEIAYDDENAEEDIEVEALVRNVFDAFEEYINIGNRVSPEILISLGEIENVDRFIDTIAANIYLKPEQKQEVLEEFDIKKRLELIYKTLLEEIDILKIEKKITLRVKKQMNKVQKEYYLREQLKAIQKELGEEEDINSEADEYRAKLKKIKAPKETKEKISKEIDKFSRISPMSPDVSVLRGYLDNIFSLPWNNETRDKLDIEKAKEILDNEHYGLEKVKERILEYLAIRTLSKSLKGPIICLVGPPGVGKTSIAKSIANSLGRKFVRISLGGVRDEAEIRGHRRTYVGAIPGRIINGIKEAKTKNPVFLLDEIDKMSADYKGDPSAAMLEVLDPEQNKDFVDHYMEVPFDLSKILFVTTANSLGTIPRPLLDRMEIIEVSGYIEEEKLNIANKYLLPKQIKEHGLAPGFVKINEETMREIIGSYTREAGVRNLERTIGKICRKAAKKYVEDKSLEEIVINKSDLDDYLGKNKYRHQLAGTKPEVGVVTGLAWTSVGGETLTVEVNVVKGKGQIVLTGKLGDVMKESARTGISYIRSIADKFDIDPDFYQNKDIHIHLPEGAVPKDGPSAGITMALAVLSALTNIPVRNDVAMTGEITLRGRVLAVGGVREKLLAAHRSGITKVLLPKECEADLDEIPENVKEKMEFVLVDHMDQVLEQALVRNGEK
- a CDS encoding GspE/PulE family protein, translating into MKHKHIQNDVKEEVLKRPEEELYIGNNINLNETYARDIFKSILDKAIIKNASDIHIEPFKEHIIVRLRIDGFLVEDIKIEYEVYQQLLVVIKLDTFMNITEKRLPQDGRLAIEVKGQVIDIRASTLPTVYGEKIVLRILNRKSFLKRKEELGFSNKAIDKIESIINKKSGILLVTGSTGSGKTTTVYSIINDLKCTSKNIVTIEDPVEYKIEGVNQIQVNNKVGLSFENGLRSILRQDPDIIIVGEIRDIETAKIAIKAATTGHLVISTIHTKDAVSAISRLLDMEIPQYLISASLIGIISQKLIRKVCTTCIMQKEVNELNQTNEKHTNRECEECNGLGYKGRTAIYEILEIDNDIRKDIQNMQDYNTIKDTAIKNGMITFEESAKDLIDNNITTEEEYISLEIGI
- a CDS encoding prepilin-type N-terminal cleavage/methylation domain-containing protein — encoded protein: MINKKSKKKQGFTLVEMVIVITILGILSGIGFLKFGEVQQTAKINADKVAASGLVTATNLAIQSGEIEINKINNETDIIQELVTKGFITVAPRPQSKDKESSFKVEISEKGDVSVLIDKEPFYPEKES